In Lolium rigidum isolate FL_2022 chromosome 7, APGP_CSIRO_Lrig_0.1, whole genome shotgun sequence, the DNA window TGTGCATTGAGCAGTCGTGCCATGTACATTTGTGCATTTAGCCGCTAGCAGTCTTGTCCCGCGCGCCTCACCAGCATGGCCGACACAAAGGGTCGGCCGAAGCACGGCTCCATGCCATGCATGCCGTCGGAAACACGGGATGGTCCCGACATCGCCGCCGCGCAGAGCCCGGTGAGGCGCCACATGATGCTGCCGAGATACCGGAGCTTGATCATGCGCCGGAGTCTGCAGAGCCCGCGGGCGCTACCTGCCCGccgtgcgccggcgccgccgttcccgaGCCGGACGACGTGGACCTTGCGGCGCACCCCGTGGTGCCGCAGGCGGAagtgcgcggcggcgcggcgcggcacgACGCTGCACATCGGCACCTCCCCCATTCTTCTTCTTGGTTTGTGCTGTAGTACTGGCCTCAGCTCGATCTGCCTTGTGGTTTTTGTTTTTCTGAGCCGCTCTCGAGTTCGCGCGTGGTTTATAAAGAGGAGTGTGGGAGGGGCAGAGATGGCTGTATGTTTTGTTTGGTGATTTGCTCTGCATGTGCAAAGTTCTTAATGCTGTGAAATGAAATGAGAataatatgacataagaatactcacCGTTTTTTAAAGGGCCGTTTTTTAAATGCTTGGACTGCTGGTTGGCAAATGCTGCACTTTTTAGACGGCAATATTAATTATGTCGAAACGAAAATGACAGCATGAACGTGCCTGCACGAAATCTCCCGTGTATATCATTGTCTGGAGATGTATAGTTAATTTGAGTAGGATCAGCCAGTCCCGTTAAATCTTCTTTAAAAACAACCACCGATAATAACACTTGGTTAAACAAGTCCAGCACGAGAAATGGAGAGCTCCTCTGTGAGGCACGAGAAATTCAACCAAGGCTTGATTCGAACCCTAATCGGTTGGGAATGTGCCACTACATGCCCAACCACTTAATAG includes these proteins:
- the LOC124671949 gene encoding uncharacterized protein LOC124671949 — its product is MGEVPMCSVVPRRAAAHFRLRHHGVRRKVHVVRLGNGGAGARRAGSARGLCRLRRMIKLRYLGSIMWRLTGLCAAAMSGPSRVSDGMHGMEPCFGRPFVSAMLVRRAGQDC